From one Thalassoroseus pseudoceratinae genomic stretch:
- a CDS encoding DUF255 domain-containing protein: protein MRCHRNSAIWAIWGLLTIGVCGCGGNLGAEPASEDGSAVSTAEKSAEPKGEPNRLAGETSPYLLLHAHNPVDWYPWGPEAFEKARTENKPIFLSIGYSSCYWCHVMERLVFENEDIAKAMNEKFVCIKVDREERPDIDDIYMTALLVYLQATGAEQGGGWPLSMFLTPEGKPIAGGTYFPPEAKPGLPSFPSVLKQVDQIWTSNEDGVRQSAETMATNVRRVMQPPLVLKKTELKRELVTQTVTAIAETFDQKHGGVDFAANAPDSPKFPVPVKLSVLQYAAARDDIEQAGKIVRQTLDAIVRGGIHDHLGGGFHRYSTDREWHVPHFEKMLYDQAQLADVLLEAYRTTGQDQFRRAAEGTYDFVLRELTDPAGGFYSALDAETDGVEGQRYVWTKKEILTALGEDDAKLFAKVYGLNQPQKFEHGYVLHQPQPLSDIADELGTTTPELERRLAPMRRKLLAVRDQRPALLKDDKVLTSWNGLMIRSLAHAAKRLDRADYRTAAEKAALFVLSNMRDEKGRLQRTYRDGQSQLNAYLDDYAFMIEGLLALYETTEDQKWLRAARRLTDQQIELFQDEDGAGFFFTPHHHEELLARTKNANDAVLPSGNSVSVRNLLRLSSLTDTPKYQEDTEKTLQLFASQLADRPRGMANMALALGEYLDNPNFAAARTQEPNIHDQRRNQNAILQVAAETSSDSRKEIVTAQAYLNVDKLPAGSTCEIVVFVDIKPGWHINQNPAVPKNLIPTKFSIKSDHGITVEDLRYPKGEPLTIPGFDESALVYEESIVIRGKLRIPQDINVTTDEMHLAVRYQPCNDKTCLAPKTAKLVGQVPIARPGEQVQLINQNLFPRR, encoded by the coding sequence ATGCGATGTCATCGAAATTCCGCAATTTGGGCAATTTGGGGGCTGCTGACGATTGGCGTCTGCGGTTGCGGCGGCAATTTGGGAGCTGAACCGGCTTCCGAGGACGGTTCCGCTGTCTCCACGGCTGAGAAATCGGCCGAGCCGAAGGGCGAACCGAATCGGTTGGCGGGCGAGACCAGTCCGTATTTGTTGCTGCACGCCCACAATCCGGTGGATTGGTATCCCTGGGGACCGGAGGCGTTCGAGAAAGCCCGCACCGAGAACAAACCGATCTTCCTCTCGATCGGCTACAGCAGTTGTTATTGGTGCCATGTGATGGAACGGCTGGTCTTCGAGAATGAAGACATCGCCAAAGCCATGAACGAGAAGTTCGTGTGCATCAAAGTCGATCGCGAGGAACGCCCGGACATCGATGACATCTACATGACCGCGTTGTTGGTGTATCTGCAAGCGACCGGGGCGGAGCAGGGCGGCGGTTGGCCGTTGTCGATGTTTCTCACACCGGAAGGCAAACCGATCGCGGGTGGCACATATTTTCCGCCGGAAGCCAAACCGGGTCTGCCGAGCTTTCCGAGTGTGCTGAAACAGGTCGATCAGATTTGGACAAGCAACGAAGACGGTGTGCGTCAAAGTGCAGAGACGATGGCCACGAATGTGCGACGCGTCATGCAACCGCCGCTTGTGCTCAAGAAGACCGAACTCAAACGAGAACTCGTCACGCAGACCGTGACCGCGATCGCAGAGACCTTTGATCAGAAACACGGCGGCGTGGATTTTGCCGCGAACGCTCCCGATTCGCCGAAGTTCCCGGTGCCGGTCAAATTGAGCGTCTTGCAATACGCTGCGGCACGGGACGACATCGAACAAGCCGGGAAAATCGTGCGACAAACGCTCGATGCGATTGTGCGGGGCGGCATTCACGACCATCTCGGCGGCGGATTCCATCGCTACAGCACCGATCGCGAATGGCATGTGCCGCACTTTGAGAAGATGCTTTACGATCAGGCACAACTCGCCGACGTGTTGCTCGAAGCGTATCGTACGACCGGCCAAGATCAATTCCGTCGAGCGGCCGAAGGGACTTACGATTTTGTCCTACGCGAACTCACCGATCCGGCGGGTGGTTTCTATTCCGCGTTGGATGCTGAAACCGATGGCGTGGAAGGTCAGCGGTATGTGTGGACGAAGAAGGAAATCCTCACCGCCTTGGGGGAAGACGATGCGAAATTGTTCGCCAAAGTGTATGGACTGAATCAACCGCAGAAGTTCGAACATGGTTACGTGTTGCATCAACCGCAGCCGTTGTCGGACATCGCGGATGAACTGGGAACCACCACGCCGGAGTTGGAACGGCGATTGGCACCGATGCGGAGAAAATTGCTCGCCGTGCGGGACCAACGACCGGCACTCCTCAAGGATGATAAAGTTCTCACGAGTTGGAACGGTTTGATGATCCGTTCATTGGCTCATGCGGCAAAACGCTTGGACCGGGCGGATTACCGAACCGCCGCCGAGAAAGCCGCTCTGTTCGTGCTGTCCAACATGCGGGATGAGAAAGGTCGGCTGCAACGGACCTATCGTGATGGGCAATCCCAATTGAATGCTTATCTCGATGACTACGCCTTCATGATCGAAGGGTTGTTGGCTCTGTACGAAACCACCGAAGATCAGAAATGGTTGCGAGCCGCCAGACGGTTGACCGATCAGCAAATCGAGTTGTTCCAAGACGAAGACGGTGCCGGCTTCTTCTTCACGCCGCATCATCACGAGGAACTGTTGGCTCGCACGAAGAACGCGAACGATGCCGTGTTGCCCTCCGGGAACAGCGTGAGCGTTCGCAACCTGTTGCGGTTGTCGTCATTAACGGATACGCCGAAGTATCAAGAAGACACCGAGAAAACGCTGCAACTATTCGCGTCGCAATTGGCGGACCGTCCGCGTGGGATGGCGAACATGGCTTTGGCATTGGGCGAGTATTTGGACAATCCGAATTTCGCCGCCGCCCGCACGCAAGAACCGAACATTCACGATCAACGCCGGAATCAAAACGCGATTCTGCAAGTGGCCGCCGAAACATCGAGTGACTCCCGCAAGGAAATCGTCACCGCTCAGGCGTATTTGAATGTCGACAAACTCCCCGCTGGCAGCACCTGCGAGATTGTCGTCTTTGTGGACATCAAACCTGGTTGGCACATTAATCAGAACCCCGCCGTGCCGAAGAATCTGATCCCGACCAAGTTCAGCATCAAGAGCGATCACGGCATCACGGTTGAAGACCTACGATATCCAAAGGGCGAACCGCTGACGATTCCCGGTTTCGACGAATCCGCGTTGGTCTACGAAGAGAGCATCGTCATCCGCGGCAAACTCCGAATCCCGCAAGACATCAACGTGACCACCGACGAAATGCACCTCGCTGTGAGATATCAGCCGTGCAATGACAAAACCTGTCTCGCCCCCAAGACGGCGAAACTCGTCGGCCAAGTGCCGATCGCCCGACCGGGGGAGCAGGTGCAGTTGATTAATCAGAACTTGTTCCCGCGGCGATGA
- a CDS encoding DUF485 domain-containing protein → MQARNARIGMILFCVYLLFYGGFVGVNAFAPEMMETLPIAGINLAILYGFGLIVLALVLALIYGLLCQADVEPPTMAEAKADAESKEAGE, encoded by the coding sequence ATGCAAGCTCGTAATGCCCGGATCGGCATGATCCTATTCTGTGTGTACCTGCTGTTTTACGGCGGGTTTGTGGGGGTGAATGCGTTCGCCCCGGAGATGATGGAAACGCTGCCGATCGCGGGGATCAACCTTGCGATTCTGTACGGGTTCGGTCTGATCGTGCTGGCGTTGGTACTGGCGTTGATTTACGGATTGTTGTGCCAAGCGGACGTCGAACCGCCCACGATGGCTGAAGCCAAAGCGGATGCTGAAAGCAAGGAGGCGGGCGAATGA
- a CDS encoding sodium/solute symporter: MIYEPSMVAVIIFAVFVAFTLGLSFYLGNRAKSSQGYFAAHGQIPWFVNGVAFAGDYLSAASFLGICGMIAFYGYDGFLYSIGYLAGWVVALFVIAEPMKRLGKFTFADALDAKFDSRGIKLAAGISTLAVSVFYLIPQMVGAGVLVQPLLGFPHWVGVVLVGTVVILIVVTAGMVSTTWVQFLKGSLLVVFSAILVVMILQRGFTVKAGGEDDYAFRRIGPINASNIPASVQSLPEYQNAEVIPAADGWESTPFLRLKDSKSGDVSTWSIEEDESGAVTLYEAQTLTELPNGETLINGKPLGTEEGQATLHPVGRVSELPGGKMESGPVGPLEFFRTLQDSTVILWKSKVITEADGTTVNVYYQQPTEGSRVLRPGEHPRFAGIRGDNFIDKLNFLSLMLALFCGTASLPHILIRYYTVKDAAAARKSTIVGIASIGFFYVLTLYMGLGAMTSGSMDVTNSNMAAPLLAKGMNEWLFAAISAIAFTTVLGTVSGLILASAGAVTHDLLSSVFRWEMTDHEKVRVAKISSVFVGVIAIVLGILFEKLNVSYLVGWAFSVAASANLPSLVMLLFWRGTTRQGIIAAVVVGMTSSLAWILLSGDTFAKVYGLPAEDALVPFSQPGIVTIPLGFLTLVIVSLLTRSKD, translated from the coding sequence ATGATTTACGAACCTTCAATGGTGGCCGTGATCATCTTCGCGGTCTTCGTGGCGTTCACGTTAGGTCTCAGTTTCTATCTCGGCAACCGGGCGAAATCTTCGCAAGGGTACTTCGCCGCTCATGGGCAGATTCCGTGGTTCGTCAACGGTGTGGCGTTCGCGGGGGATTACCTTTCAGCCGCATCATTCCTGGGCATCTGCGGGATGATCGCCTTCTACGGTTACGACGGGTTTTTGTACTCGATCGGTTATCTCGCCGGTTGGGTGGTCGCGTTGTTCGTGATCGCCGAACCCATGAAACGCCTTGGCAAATTCACCTTCGCTGACGCGCTGGATGCGAAATTCGATTCCCGTGGGATCAAACTCGCCGCCGGGATTAGCACGCTCGCGGTGAGCGTGTTCTACCTCATTCCGCAGATGGTCGGAGCCGGTGTGCTCGTGCAACCGCTGCTCGGGTTTCCACACTGGGTCGGTGTGGTGTTGGTGGGGACGGTGGTGATTCTGATCGTCGTCACCGCCGGGATGGTGTCGACGACTTGGGTGCAGTTCTTGAAGGGGTCGTTGCTGGTTGTTTTCAGTGCGATTCTCGTCGTGATGATCTTGCAACGCGGGTTCACGGTCAAAGCCGGTGGCGAAGACGATTACGCCTTCCGACGCATCGGCCCGATTAACGCAAGCAACATTCCAGCCAGCGTGCAAAGTCTTCCCGAATATCAGAACGCCGAAGTGATCCCCGCTGCAGACGGTTGGGAATCGACGCCGTTCCTCCGATTGAAAGACTCGAAATCCGGAGACGTATCGACGTGGAGCATCGAGGAAGACGAGTCGGGAGCCGTCACACTCTACGAAGCTCAAACGCTGACGGAGTTGCCGAATGGCGAGACCTTGATCAACGGCAAACCGCTCGGCACCGAGGAGGGCCAAGCCACCTTGCATCCGGTGGGACGCGTTAGCGAATTGCCCGGTGGCAAGATGGAATCCGGTCCGGTCGGTCCGTTGGAATTCTTCCGCACGCTGCAAGACAGCACGGTGATCCTGTGGAAATCGAAAGTCATCACCGAGGCTGACGGCACGACTGTCAACGTCTATTACCAACAACCGACCGAGGGCAGCCGCGTGTTGCGACCGGGTGAGCATCCGCGTTTCGCCGGGATTCGTGGCGACAACTTCATCGACAAATTGAACTTCCTTTCGTTGATGCTCGCGTTGTTCTGCGGGACGGCATCGCTGCCACACATTCTGATTCGCTACTACACCGTCAAAGACGCCGCCGCTGCTCGGAAAAGCACGATCGTCGGGATTGCCTCCATCGGCTTCTTTTACGTGCTCACGCTCTACATGGGCCTGGGGGCGATGACGAGTGGTTCGATGGACGTCACCAACAGCAACATGGCCGCCCCGCTGCTCGCCAAAGGGATGAATGAATGGTTGTTCGCGGCGATCTCGGCGATTGCGTTCACCACGGTGCTCGGCACGGTCAGCGGGTTGATTCTCGCTTCAGCCGGGGCGGTCACGCATGACCTGCTCAGTAGCGTGTTCCGATGGGAGATGACCGATCACGAAAAAGTCCGCGTGGCGAAAATTTCGTCGGTCTTCGTGGGTGTGATCGCGATCGTCTTGGGGATTTTGTTCGAGAAACTCAACGTGAGTTATCTCGTCGGTTGGGCGTTCAGCGTGGCAGCTTCGGCGAATTTGCCGAGCCTGGTCATGCTGCTCTTCTGGCGAGGCACCACCCGACAGGGCATCATCGCCGCCGTCGTGGTCGGTATGACCAGTTCGCTCGCGTGGATCCTCCTCAGCGGCGACACCTTCGCCAAAGTCTACGGCCTCCCCGCCGAAGACGCCCTCGTCCCGTTCAGTCAGCCGGGCATCGTAACGATCCCGCTGGGCTTCTTGACGTTAGTCATCGTGTCACTCCTGACACGTTCTAAGGATTAA